Below is a genomic region from Pseudomonas berkeleyensis.
GCTGCAAGAGGCGGGGTTCAGCGAGCCGGCGACAGCGTTCAAACGTCTCGTCGACCTGCGTAATGGCCCGCAGGTGCGTGCCATGCAGCGCCTTGGCCGGGAACGGCTGGATGCCTTCGTTCCGCGCCTGCTGGCGCAAACCATCGAGCACGACAAGCCTGACCTGGTGCTTGAGCGGGTCTTGCCGCTGGTGGAGAAGGTGGCGCGGCGCTCGGCCTACCTGGTGTTGTTGAGCGAGAACCCCGGAGCTTTGTCGCGACTGACCACGTTGTGTGCGGCCAGCCCGTGGATCGCCGAACAAATCGCTCGCTTCCCGTTGTTGCTCGATGAGTTGCTCAACGAAGGGCGCCTTTATTCTCCGCCGCAGGCGCCGGAGCTGGTGGCCGAGTTGCACGAGCGCCTGATCCGTATTCCCGAGGAGGATTTGGAGCAGCAGATGGAGGCGCTGCGTCACTTCAAGCTGGCGCACAGCCTGCGTGTAGCCGCTTCGGAGATCGCCGGCACCTTGCCGTTGATGAAGGTCTCGGATTATCTGACCTGGCTGGCCGAGGCGATCCTCGACCAGGTGCTGGCACTCGCCTGGCAGCACACGGTGCAACGCCATGGGCGGCCGCGCCGTGCCGACGGTTCTCCGTGCGATCCTGATTTCATCATCGTCGGCTACGGCAAGGTCGGTGGTCTGGAGTTCGGCCACGGCTCGGATCTGGATCTGGTGTTCATCCATGGCGGTGACCCGCAAGCCGAGACCGATGGCGCCAAGCCCATCGATGGCGCGCAGTTCTTCACCCGTCTGGGGCAGCGCATCATCCATCTGCTGACCACTCAGACCACTTCCGGTGCGCTCTACGAAGTGGACATGCGCTTGCGTCCATCCGGTGCGGCGGGGCTGCTGGTCAGTTCACTGGGGGCTTTTCAGCGTTACCAGGAGAGCGAGGCCTGGACCTGGGAGCACCAGGCATTGGTGCGTGCGCGAGTCCTGGTTGGCTGTGCGAAGCTGGGTGGCGAGTTCGCGCGCGTGCGGGCCGAGGTTCTCGGCCGGCAGCGCGATATCGAGGCGCTGCGCGTCGAGGTCAGCGAGATGCGCGCGAAGATGCGCGACAATCTTGGCAACAAAAATACCGCGGCCGGTACGGCGGCAAATGCCTTCGAGGCCTCGTCTTCCTTCGATCTGAAGCAGGACGCCGGTGGTATCGTCGATATCGAATTTATGGTGCAATACGCGGCTCTGGCCTGGTCGTGGCAACATCCGCAGCTACTCGAATTCACCGATAACATTCGCATTCTGGAAGGTCTGGAGCGAGTCGGTCTGATGTCCGCCGAGGATGCCGTGCTGCTGCGAGAGGTCTACAAGGTTTATCGCTCGGCTGCCCACCGCCAGGCGCTGCAGAAGCAGCCTGGTGTGGTGCCTGGCGATCAGTTCCAGGATGAGCGCCGCGCCGTGATGCGCTTGTGGCGTGAACTGGGGCTGAGTTGAATGACGGGGCTGCGGCCCCACTTACTATGTTCGAACCGTGAAGCGAATTTGAGGAGCAGGCAAGATGTCGATGTCCGACCGTGATGGCGTGATCTGGTACGACGGCAAACTGGTGCCGTGGCGCGAAGCCAACACCCATGTGCTGACCCATACCCTGCACTACGGCATGGGCGTGTTCGAGGGCGTGCGCGCCTACAACACTCCGGACGGCACCGCCATCTTCCGTCTACAGGCGCACACCGACCGCCTGTTCGACTCCGCCCACATCTTCAACATGCAGATCCCTTACACCAAGGAAGAGATCAACGAGGCCCAGCGCGCCGCGGTGCGTGAGAACGGCCTGGAAAGCGCCTACCTGCGCCCGATGGTGTTCTTCGGCAGCGAAGGCATGGGGCTGCGTGCCGCGGGTCTGAAGGTACACGTGATCGTTGCGGCCTGGCACTGGGGCGCCTACATGGGCGAAGCAGCGCTGGAGAACGGCATCAAGGTACGCACCAGCTCCTACACCCGTCACCACGTCAACATCTCCATGACCCGCGCCAAGGCCAACGGCAACTACATCAACTCGATGCTGGCCCTGCAGGAAGCCATTTCCGGCGGCGCTGACGAGGCCATGCTGCTGGATCCGGAAGGCTACGTGGCCGAAGGCTCGGGCGAGAACATCTTCCTGGTCAAGGACGGCGTGGTGTACACCCCGGAAGTGACCTCCTGCCTCAACGGCATCACCCGCAGCACCATCCTGACCCTGGCCGAAGAGCACGGCATCAAGGTGGTCGAGAAGCGCATCACCCGCGACGAGGTGTACATTTGCGACGAGGCCTTCTTCACCGGGACTGCTGCTGAGGTCACGCCGATCCGTGAAGTCGATGGTCGCCAGATCGGGATCGGGCGCCGCGGGCCGATCACCGAGAAACTGCAGAAAGCCTACTTCGATCTGGTCACCGGCAAGACCAGTGGTCACGCCGAGTGGCGTACTCTGGTTAAATAAGCCGGTCATCTAGGCTATGACGGGGAGGCTTCAGGAGTCCGCCAGCAAGCTTGCGAGCTAGGGTCAGGCCAGGATAGGCAGGGGCGTAGGTGCGAGATTTACTGCGGTAGATCAGCGCCGAACCCAGGCTTTGAGGATGCATGACTGATGCGCAGCAGGTTGCAGGTGGGCTCCGGGCCTCCCCGGTCGTTTCTGGAAAGAATATGAAGATACTTATCGTTGGGCCGAGCTGGGTAGGCGACATGGTGATGGCGCAGACCCTGTTCCAGTGCCTGAAGCAGCGCCACCCAGAGTGCGAGATCGACGTGCTGGCGCCGGAGTGGAGTCGGCCGATTCTCGAGCGCATGCCCGAGGTGCGCGCCGCGCTCAGCCTGCCGCTCGGTCATGGCGTGCTCGACCTGGCCACGCGTCGACGCATCGGCAAATCGCTGGCTGGTCAGTACGATCAGGCGATCCTGCTGCCCAACTCGCTCAAGTCCGCGCTGGTGCCCTGGTTCGCCGGTATTCCCAAGCGTACTGGCTGGAAAGGCGAGATGCGCTATGGCCTGCTCAACGATATCCGCACGCTGGATAAAGCGCGCTATCCGCTGATGATCGAGCGTTTCATGGCGCTGGCCTATGAGCCCGGCGCCGCGCTGCCGCAGCCCTATCCGCAGCCGCGTCTGCGCATCGATGAGTCCAGTCGTGAGGCAGCCCTGAGCCAATTCGGCTTGCAATTGGATCGCCCGGTGCTGGCGCTGTGCCCGGGCGCCGAATTCGGTGAGGCCAAGCGCTGGCCGGCCGAGCACTACGCCAAGGTCGCCGAGATCAAGATTCGCGAAGGCTGGCAGGTCTGGGTGTTCGGCTCGAAGAACGACCACGCTGGCGGTGAAGACATTCGCATGCGGCTGATTCCCGGCCTGCGCGAGGAAGTCAGCAACCTTTCCGGGCAGACCAGCCTGGCCGAGGCCATCGACCTGATGTCGGCGGCTACTGCCGTGGTCTCCAACGATTCCGGGCTGATGCATGTAGCGGCAGCCTTGAACCGTCCTCTGGTCGCTATCTATGGCTCAACGTCGCCGGGCTTTACTCCGCCATTGGCTGATCGTGTCGAAATCGTTCGTCTGGGCCTGGACTGCAGCCCCTGTTTCGAGCGTACCTGTCGCTATGGCCACTACAACTGCCTGCGCGAGTTGAAGCCGAGGCCGGTGATCGAGGCGCTGGATCGGCTGGTTGGTGAAACCTTGACCCTGGTCGAGGGCGATTGATTTGCGGGTGCTGATCATCAAGACCTCGTCACTGGGCGACGTGGTGCATACCCTGCCAGCGTTGACCGACGCCGCTCGCGCCATTCCCGGTATCCGCTTCGATTGGGTGGTGGAAGAAGGTTTCGCCGAAATTCCAGCCTGGCACCCGGCGGTTTCCCAGGTCATTCCCGTCGCGATCCGCCGCTGGCGCAAGCATCCGCTGCGTACCTGGCGCAGTGGCGAGTGGGCGCGTTTCAAGCAGCGCCTGCGCGAAACCCGTTACGACCTGGTGATCGACGCCCAGGGACTGCTCAAGAGTGCCTGGCTGACGCGCTATGTGTCGGCGCCCGTGGCGGGGCTTGATCGCGATTCGGCGCGCGAGCCGCTGGCCAGTCGCTTCTATGATCGTCGCTACGCGGTAGCCAATGATCAGCATGCTCTGGAACGGGTGCGCCAGTTGTTCGCCAAGGCGCTCGGTTACACGCTACCGTCCGGCACCGGTGACTACGGTCTCAACCGCGCGGCGATGATGGATGCGACTGCCCAGCCCTATCTGGTGTTCCTGCATGGCACCACCTGGGCCAGCAAGCACTGGCCCGAGGCCGATTGGCGCGCCCTGGCCGAGCGCATGGACGAACTGGGTTGGGCCGTCCGCCTGCCCTGGGGCAGCGAGGCGGAGAAGGCGCGTGCCGAGCGTATCGCTGCCGGTCTCACTCATGCCGCCGTGTTGCCGAAGTTGAACCTGGCTGGCGTGGCCAAGGTCATTGCCGGAGCCAGCGCCTGTGTCTCTGTGGACACCGGGCTCGGTCATCTGGCTGCGGCGCTGGATGTACCCAATATTTCCCTCTACGGCCCGACGCTGCCCGGCAAGGTGGGTGCTTACGGTCGTAGTCAGATTCACCTGTGCGCCAGCGGCCCGGGAGCCGGCAGCGGCGACCGCGATAAGCCCTGCTTCGATGGTCTCGGCGCCGAGCGCGTCGGCCTGGAACTGGAGGCGCTGCTGCTTGCGCCTCCCGGCACCCTATAAAGGAGCGGCTATGCAACTGGCCTTCGTTCTCTACAAATACTTCCCGTTCGGCGGGCTACAGCGCGATTTCATGCGCATCGCCCTGGAATGCCAGGCGCGCGGTCATGCCATCCGTGTCTATACGCCGATTTGGGAGGGCGAGAATCCTGCTGGCTTCGATGTGCGCGTGGCGCCGGTACGCGCGTTGTTCAACCATCGCCGCAACGAGAAATTCACCGCCTGGTTGCAGGCCGACCTGAAGCGCGACCCCGTAGACCGGGTGATCGGTTTCAACAAGATGCCGGGCCTGGATGTCTACTACGCCGCCGACGGTTGTTTCGAGGACAAGGCGCAGACCCTGCGCAACCCGATTTATCGCCGCTGGGGCCGCTACAGACATTTCGCCGAGTACGAACGTGCGGTATTCGCGCCGGAGTCCAAAACCGAGATCCTGATGATCTCCGAAGTGCAGCAGCCGCTGTTCATCAAGCACTACAAGACCCCGCAGCAGCGTTTCCACCTGCTGCCGCCGGGGATCGCCTTGGATCGTCGCGCCCCGGCCAATGCCGCCGAAATCCGCGCCGAGTTTCGCCGTGAGTTCAAGCTAAACGACGATGACTTGCTGCTGGTGCAGATCGGCTCCGGCTTCAAGACCAAAGGCCTGGATCGTAGCCTCAAGGCGCTGGCTTCGTTGCCGCGCGAACTGCGCAAGCGCACCCGCCTGATCGCCATCGGCCAGGACGATCCCAAGCCCTTCCTGCTGCAGATCAAGGCGCTGGGCTTGTCCGGCCAGGTACAGATTCTCAAGGGTCGCAGCGACATCCCACGTTTCCTGCTTGGCGCTGATCTGCTGATCCATCCGGCCTATAACGAGAATACCGGCACGGTGCTTCTCGAAGCGCTGGTTTCCGGCTTGCCGGTGCTGGTCACCGATGTGTGCGGTTATGCCCACTACATCGCCGATGCCGATTGCGGCCGGGTGCTACCCAGCCCTTTCGAGCAGGAGCAGCTCAACCATACTCTTGCCGATATGCTGGCCGATCCGCAGCAGCGCGCTTTCTGGGGGCGCAATGGGCTGGCCTATGCCGACAGCGCCGACCTGTATTCGATGCCGAAGAAGGCTGCTGACGTGATCCTTGCTTCGAGGTGCGCGTGAAACTGATTCTCGCTGAACCCTTCAAGAGCCTGTGGGCCGGTCAGGATGCCTTCGAGGCTGTCGAGGCGTTGCATGGCCAGGTCTATCGCGAGCTGGAGGGGCGGCGCACCCTGCGCACCGAAGTCGATGGGCGCGGTTACTTCGTCAAGATCCACCGCGGTATCGGTTGGGGCGAGATCGTCAAGAACCTGCTGACCGCCAAGGCGCCGGTGCTCGGCGCTGCGCAAGAATGGCAAGCGATCCAGCGTTTGACCGAGGCTGGCGTGCCAACCATGACTGCGGTGGCTTATGGCGAGCGCGGCGCGAACCCGGCGAGCCAGCATTCCTTCATCGTCACCGAGGAACTGGCGCCGACCGTCGATCTGGAACAGCTCAGCCTGAACTGGGCGCAGCAGCCGCCGAAGCCCGCACTCAAGTGGGCGCTGATCCGTAAGGTTGCAGAGATGACGGGCGCCATGCACCGTGCCGGGGTCAATCACCGTGACTGCTATATCTGCCATTTTCTGCTGCATACCGATCGGCCGATCCAGGCCAATGATCTGCGACTGTCGGTGATCGACCTGCATCGCGCCCAGGTGCGTGACGCAGTGCCCCGCCGCTGGCGTGACAAGGATCTGGCCGCCCTGTATTTCTCTGCACTGGATATCGGTATGACAGGCCGCGACAAGCTGCGCTTTCTGCGCACCTACTTCCGGCGTCCGCTACGTCAGGTGCTGCGCGAGGAGGCAAGCTTGCTCGTTTGGCTGGAGCGCAAGGCGGCGAAACTGTATGAGCGCAAGCAGCGTTATGGAGAGGCGCTTTGATGGCTAGCTGGAGCCTTGCCCCGGAATATCATTCACTGTCAGAGGATTTAGGCTCTCTGGAGTCTGTTTTCGAACTCCAAGGTGAGCGGCTGACCAAGGATCCGTTGTCGGAGGTCATCCGTATCGAGCGTCACGGCGTGCGTTACTACGTCAAGCGCTACTGGGGGGCGGGTAAAGGTCTGCGCCGCTATCTGGGGCGTCCTCGTGTGAAGGCCGAATGGCAGAATCTCAAGTTGTTCGCCAAGTGGGGCATACCGACTGCACCGATCGTTGCACATGGTCTTGAGCGCAAGACTGGGGCTTTCGTGCGCGGGGCGTTGGTAACACGCGAACTGGAAAATACTCTCGACCTTGCTGAAGTCGCCAACCGTCAGGATGTGCGTCTGACTGATCAGGAATGGGTTCAGGTCATTAGTCAGCAATTGGCCAAGAGTACGCGGACAATGCATGACCACCACTTCACTCATAATGATTTGAAGTGGCGAAACTTGCTGGTCAATGAAAAGGCCGAGTTGTTCTTCATCGATTGCCCTACTGGTAGTTTCTGGTGGGGACCTTTGTTGCGCTACCGCATCGTCAAGGATCTGGCATGTCTCGACAAGGTTGCCAAGCGGGTGTTGTCGAGAACGCAGCGTTTACGTTTCTATTTGCAGTATCGGGGGCGTAACCGCTTGAGTAGCGGTGACAAGCGACGTGTACTGCGGATCCTTAAATTCTTCGAGGGCCGCGAATGAGCGACTTCATCGCGGCGCAGGATCGTGCCCTGCTTGAGCGTCACGGACTCGCCAGTTTCGATGCGCTTTGGGCGCTGAAACTTGAAGCAGTTGATGAGCCCAACACCGAGCGTGGCGGTTGGAGTAGTGTCTATCGTCTGGAGTTGGACGAGCGTGCCTTCTACCTGAAGCGGCAAAGCAATCACCTGACGCGTAGCCTGCTGCACCCATTCGGTGAACCGACCTTCGCGCGCGAGTTTCGCAATATTCGTCGCTATGCCGAGCTGAACATACCGGCCCTGCAGGCGGCGTTCTTTGCTGAACGCCGTTTGCCGGGTGAGCGCCGTGCTGTCCTGCTGACCCGCGCGCTAGATGGATGGCAGGATCTGGAACATTGGTTGACGCAATGGGCCGCACTCGACGGTGCCGCGCATGTGTCCATCCTTCGTGCTTGTGGCCGTCTTGCGCGTTGCTTGCACCAAGCTGGGCAGATGCACGGCTGTTTCTATCCCAAGCACATCTTCTTGCGTGAACAGGAAGGTGGGTTCGAGGCGCAGTTGATCGATCTGGAGAAAACTCGTCCATTGCTATTAGGGCGGCGTGATCGGATCAAGGATCTGGAGCCTTTGTTGCGCCGTGCCAGAATCTGGAACGAGGTCGAAGTGCGCGAACTGCTGGTGGCCTACCTCGGGGATGGAGGTGACGTCGATGCTTGGTGGCGGCAACTTGTTGCCCGGCAGTGCAACAAGGAGGCGCGTTGATGCGGTTAGGTGAATTGAGCCAGGCCGGCCGCACGCCTGATTTGCCGCTGACGCTGCACTTGGTGGGTGATCAGCTGGTGCTGGAGCGCCTGCTACGTGTGTTGCCTGGGCAGCGTTATGTCGCACTTGCACGTTGGCAGGGGCGTCCGGTGCTGGCCAAATTACTGGTCGGTAGCAAGGCGCCGCGCCATTTTCAGCGTGAGCTGGGGGGCGCTGAGCTGATGGCTGGTCAAGGACTCACCACCCCCGAGCTGCTTGCTCAAGGCTTCATCGATGGGCAGGGCGGTTGGTTGCTGTTCGAGTACCTAGGTGGCGCGCAGAGCCTGTGGGATGTCTGGTGCGAAGCAGCGCGCGAACCACTGTTGAACGACGACCAGCAGAACGTACTGGCCGCAGCGCTGGCAGCCATCGGACAGATGCATGCCCAGGGTCTTTGGCAGGCCGACCTGCATCTGGACAACCTGCTACGGCATGAAGGTCGTTTGTACCTGATCGACGGAGGAGGCGTGCGCCGTGAAACGGCCGGGCAGCCGCTGTCGCGGGCGAGGGTGTTGGAAAACCTCGGTGTCTTCTTCGCCCAACTACCCGCCGAGCTGGATTCCTACTTAGAAGAGTTGCTGATCCACTACCTCCTCGCCAACGGTGAACACGCATTACCGCTGGAAATGCTCCAGGCCGAAATAGCCAAGGTACGCCGTTGGCGTCTGCGTGATTACCTGAGGAAAACAGCTCGTGACTGCAGTCTGTTCGCCGCTCGAATCGGTGCTTTTGGCCTGCGCGTGGTGCGTCGCGAGGCCGAGCCGGAACTGCAGCCGTTGCTGACTGATCTCGATGCTCGGATCGACGCTGGACATATCTACAAGACCGGTGGTGCAGCCACGGTGGCGCGGGTCGAATGTGGAGGCCGCTCACTGGTGGGCAAGCGTTACAACGTGAAGAACCTGCTGCACTGGTTCAAGCGTTTCTGGCGCCCCAGTCGTGCTTGGCATAGCTGGCGCGAAGGCAACCGCCTGCGACTGCTGGGTATCGTCACGCCGACACCGCTGGCGGTGATCGAGCAGCGCTGGTGCTGGCTGCGCGGTCGTGCCTACCTGATTACCGACTATTGCGACGGGCAGGATATAATCACGCGTTTTGAAGCGTACAAGCAGGCCACGCCCCCGGAAAACGAGCTGCTGGCGCTGGATCGGCTGTTCGCTGCCCTGCTGCGCGAACGTATCAGCCACGGTGATTTCAAGGGGCACAATCTGTTCTGGGATGAAAAGCAGGGTGCCTGGTCGCTGATCGACCTGGATGCCATGCGACAGCATCGCAATGCGCGCAGTTTTGCCCGGGCCTATGCCCGCGACCGCGCCCGTTTTCTGCGCAACTGGCCGGTGGATTCCGCCCTGCACCAGTTGCTCGACCAACGTTTACCGCAGGTGCCTGGCACCTGCCCGAATTAGAGGCTCAAACCTGTGGCACTGACCATTCTCGGCCTGTCCGGCGCCCTCAGTCATGACCCCTCCGCGGCGTTGTACATCGACGGCAAGTTGATTGCAGCGGTGGAAGAGGAGCGCTTCGTGCGCGACAAGCACGCGAAGAACCGCATGCCCTACGAATCGGCCAAGTTCTGCCTGGAACAAGCCGGCATCAAGCCGTCGGATGTCGATGTGGTGGCCATTCCCTTCGCCCCCATCAGCATCTTCGAGAAGGCCCGCTGGCAGTACGCCAAGCGTTACGCCTACGCGCCGGATCGCGCTCTTGATGCCATCCTGTTCGGTAACCGCCGTTACAAGCGCTACAAGAAGCGTATCGAGTGGTGCCTGGTGCAACTCGGCTTCGACCTGAAGAAGGTCAAGATCGAGCCGGTCGAGCATCACCTGGCGCACGCCTCCAGCGCCTATCATTGCTCGGGCTTCAAGGAGAAGACCGCGATCCTCGGCATCGACGGCAAGGGCGAGTACGCCACGACCTTCTTCGGCTATGGCGAGAACGGCAAGATCCACAAGATCAAGGAATTCTACGATCCGGATTCGCTCGGCGGCCTCTATGGTGCGATCACCGAGTATCTGGGCTTCGAGATGCTCGATGGCGAGTTCAAGGTCATGGGCATGGCGCCTTACGGTGACGCCGCCAAGTACGACTTCTCGCGTCTGGCCAAGTTCGAGAACGGCGAGCTAATCATCAATACCGAGTACGCCAACGTCATCGGTTTCCGCCGTTACAAGGAGAATGGCAAGGGCTACTACTTCTCGCCCAAGCTAATCGAATGGCTCGGCCCGAAGCGCGAGGGTGATATCGCCGACGACCCGTACATCCACTACGCGGCTAGCATGCAGGCGCTGTTTGAGAAGCTGGCGCTGCAGATGATGGAGCACTACCTCGGCGACATTCTCAAGGAAACCGGCAAGATCGCCTTCGCTGGCGGCTGCGCGCTGAACGTCAAATTGAACCAGAAGATCATCGCCCGTGATGATGTCAAAGAGCTGTTCGTCCAGCCGGCCTCTGGTGATGCCGGCACTGCCGTCGGCGCTGCGGCTTACGTCTCGCACAAGCGTGGCGTGCCGGTGGAGAAGATGGAGCACGTCTACCTTGGCCCTTCGTACAGCAACGAAGAGGTCATCGCTGCCTGCGCCAAGCACCCGAACCAGCCTGTGTTCAAACTCATCGACAACACGTCTGAGCGCATCGCAAAAATCATGGTCGACGGCAACCCGGTAGCCTGGTTTCAGGGCCGCATGGAGTTCGGGCCGCGCGCCTTGGGTGGCCGCTCGATCATCGGCTGCCCGAGCGTGCCGGGCGTGGCCGACCGCATCAACGAGCAGATCAAGTTTCGCGAGCGCTGGAGACCCTTTTGCCCGTCGATGCTCGATACCGTGGCGACGAAGATGCTCAAGGTGGATCACCCTAGCCCGTTCATGACCTTCACCTTCGAGGTGAACGAGGAGTGGAAGGAGCGTGTCGGCGAAGTGGTGCACGAGGATGGCACCTCGCGCGCTCAGGTGCTGGAGCGTCGCTTCAATCCGCGCTGGTACGACCTGATGCTGGAGCTGGAGAAACTGACCGGCAACGGCGTGTCGCTGAACACCTCGCTCAACCGCCGTGGCGAGCCGATGATCTGCTCGCCGACCGATGCTCTGAACATGTTTTACGGTTCGGATCTGCAGTACCTCATCATGGAAGATGTGCTCGTGGTCAAGGATGGCAAGGATTGGTATGACGGCGTCTGAGCAGGCAGACGGCCAAACGCAGCGCTGGGTTCTGCAGTTCTGCCATGGCTATGACGGCCCCTTTCTGGATTGCGCACGGCAGTACGCCGTGCTGTTCAAAGGTACGCCCTACAAGGTCTGTACGGTCTACCTGACCGGCAAGCCGTCGGAGGAGGTCGAGCGCGGCTCGGCTTCCGACGAGGTGATCTTCCTCGGCTATTCCAGTGCCCAGGTGCGCGGCCTGAAACTGGGTGCCATCCGCGATTTCCGGCGGATCGTCGCCTCGCGCGACTTCGCCCTGTGCATCGCGCACCGTTTCAAGCCGATCTACGTTGCTCTGCTGGGCAGCAGCCTGCCGGTGATTGGCGTGCACCACGCCTTTGGCGACTACAAGCGTCGTTCTCGCCAACTGTTCGCCAACTTCTTCCGCAAGCGCTTGATGCTGCTTGGTGTTTCCAATGCCGTGCGTGACGACATGCGCAGCTGTTTGCCGGATTGGCCAGCAGAGCGTATCGAGACCCTCTATAACCGTATTGACGTCGAGGCGGTGCAGGCCGAGCAGGTTGCCCGCGAAGCGGCCCGTAAGCATCTGGGGTTGCCACAGGACGCCTGGGTGGTCGGTAATGTTGGCCGCCTGCATCCGGACAAGGACCAGGCCACACTGATTCGCGGTTTTGCCCGGGCTCTGCCGCAACTGCCAGCAGGCAGCTTGCTGGCGATCATGGGTAGTGGCCGTCTGGAGTCCGCACTCAAGGCGCTGGCGGCTGAGCTGGGCGTTGACGACGCGGTGCGCTTTCTCGGCCAGGTGCCCAATGGGCGAGGCTATTTCAAGGCTTTCGATGTATTCGCCCTGACCTCCGACCACGAGCCGTTCGGCATGGTATTGCTGGAGGCTATGGCGGCTGGAGTACCGGTGCTGGCAACTGATTGCGGTGGTGCCAGAGAGGTTGTCGAGGCTGCAAGTTGTCGTTTCCCCCTGGGGGATCACGACATGTTGGCACAACGCTTGATTCACTGTTCCGATGCAGAGTTCTTATCTGAACTCGATAACCTTCAGCGACGATTCAGTGACTTGGCAGTAAAAGAAACGTTCTGGCAGTTGTCAATGCCGTCTCGCTTGAAACAGTGTTTCTGACGAACCAGTGATTTTCAGGAATAGTTATCGTGATCAAGATGCTGAAGGCGTCTCGTTGCAGGTATTGGTTGCGCCAGCGGGGTATCAAATTAGGGATTGCAGTCCCCGATTTCCCAAGAGCCGCTGTGTTGCAGCTGGAGGAGGGCTGCGCCATCTCCGGGGTGCAGGCGGCTTTCACGACTCTGCATGTCGGAACCATGACCTATATTCGCAGTGAGTCCGAGTTGCTGAACGTGTCGCGTATCGGACGTTTCTGCTCGATCGGTAACTCCGTGGTCATTGGTCAGGAGAAAGCGGGGCATCCGCTGGATTGGGTCAGCACGCATCCAATGCAATATACAGGGACGTCCTTGCACTATATTGAGCGGGGTGAGCCAGCCGAAATAGGACATGATGTCTGGATTGGTCGTGAGGCGATGATAATGGAGGGAGTCAAGGTCTCGACGGGGGCGGTCATTGCTGCTCGTTCCCTGGTGACGTGCGATGTTCCCCCCTACGCTATCGTGGCAGGAACGCCGGCCCGCATTATCCGGTATCGACACTCGGAGCAGGTGATCAACGATTTGTTGGGTAGTGCCTGGTGGGAGCTTCCCGTTGACGTGTTGCAGCGTCTGTCCCTCGACGTTCCCGAGCATTTCCTTCGCCAATTTGCCGAGTTGCCATCACGTGAGCCTGCTATCTACAGGCAGGTCGAGGTCAGTCGCCGTGGGTGCCGTGAACTTTCAGGTGGCCTGGCTTCCGGGCGAGTCGGTGAAGTCCAATGAAAGTCTTGTTCTTGGTACAGGGCGAGCAGCGGGCCATTCTGGATCGCTTGTATGAAGGCGTTCAGCGCAACTGTGACTGCGAGGTTCGTTGGCTGGGGCGCGACGATCAGGCCAACCTGCGCCGGTATTTCCGGGATCATGTAGACGTTGCACGTTACGACCGTATCCTGTTTTTCCTGCGCTTCAAGCAGGAGATACGCCAGGTCTCTTTCCTGCGGAGCGTGCCG
It encodes:
- the glnE gene encoding bifunctional [glutamate--ammonia ligase]-adenylyl-L-tyrosine phosphorylase/[glutamate--ammonia-ligase] adenylyltransferase; this translates as MSLPSLVELPPSLLSLAERAEKSLQMAMAEHDGLSAQVAAWPSARLESWRQVTALSDFVADQAQRDPQMFVALGNSGELERSLAPGELREQLVAWLADCTDEETLARCLRRFRNRQQLRIIWRDFSRQAALAETCRDLSDLADACIDLAYQWLYPRLCAQFGTPVGRRSGQPQHMVILGMGKLGAHELNLSSDIDLIFGYPEGGETEGVKRPLDNQEFFIRLGQKLIKALDAITVDGFVFRTDMRLRPYGSSGALVFSFNALEQYYQDQGRDWERYAMIKARVVGGDQAAGAELLEMLRPFVYRRYLDFSAIEALRAMKLLIQQEVRRKGMSENIKLGAGGIREIEFIAQAFQLIHGGRDLSLQQRPLLKVLTTLEGQGYLPPAVVTEMKEGYEFLRYTEHALQGIGDRQTQMLPADSQDQARVAAIMGFADWASFHERLMHWRGRIEWHFQQVIADPDEDEAQSGETCVGAEWLPLWEGALDEEAAVQQLQEAGFSEPATAFKRLVDLRNGPQVRAMQRLGRERLDAFVPRLLAQTIEHDKPDLVLERVLPLVEKVARRSAYLVLLSENPGALSRLTTLCAASPWIAEQIARFPLLLDELLNEGRLYSPPQAPELVAELHERLIRIPEEDLEQQMEALRHFKLAHSLRVAASEIAGTLPLMKVSDYLTWLAEAILDQVLALAWQHTVQRHGRPRRADGSPCDPDFIIVGYGKVGGLEFGHGSDLDLVFIHGGDPQAETDGAKPIDGAQFFTRLGQRIIHLLTTQTTSGALYEVDMRLRPSGAAGLLVSSLGAFQRYQESEAWTWEHQALVRARVLVGCAKLGGEFARVRAEVLGRQRDIEALRVEVSEMRAKMRDNLGNKNTAAGTAANAFEASSSFDLKQDAGGIVDIEFMVQYAALAWSWQHPQLLEFTDNIRILEGLERVGLMSAEDAVLLREVYKVYRSAAHRQALQKQPGVVPGDQFQDERRAVMRLWRELGLS
- a CDS encoding branched-chain amino acid transaminase: MSMSDRDGVIWYDGKLVPWREANTHVLTHTLHYGMGVFEGVRAYNTPDGTAIFRLQAHTDRLFDSAHIFNMQIPYTKEEINEAQRAAVRENGLESAYLRPMVFFGSEGMGLRAAGLKVHVIVAAWHWGAYMGEAALENGIKVRTSSYTRHHVNISMTRAKANGNYINSMLALQEAISGGADEAMLLDPEGYVAEGSGENIFLVKDGVVYTPEVTSCLNGITRSTILTLAEEHGIKVVEKRITRDEVYICDEAFFTGTAAEVTPIREVDGRQIGIGRRGPITEKLQKAYFDLVTGKTSGHAEWRTLVK
- the waaF gene encoding lipopolysaccharide heptosyltransferase II codes for the protein MKILIVGPSWVGDMVMAQTLFQCLKQRHPECEIDVLAPEWSRPILERMPEVRAALSLPLGHGVLDLATRRRIGKSLAGQYDQAILLPNSLKSALVPWFAGIPKRTGWKGEMRYGLLNDIRTLDKARYPLMIERFMALAYEPGAALPQPYPQPRLRIDESSREAALSQFGLQLDRPVLALCPGAEFGEAKRWPAEHYAKVAEIKIREGWQVWVFGSKNDHAGGEDIRMRLIPGLREEVSNLSGQTSLAEAIDLMSAATAVVSNDSGLMHVAAALNRPLVAIYGSTSPGFTPPLADRVEIVRLGLDCSPCFERTCRYGHYNCLRELKPRPVIEALDRLVGETLTLVEGD
- the rfaC gene encoding lipopolysaccharide heptosyltransferase RfaC, yielding MRVLIIKTSSLGDVVHTLPALTDAARAIPGIRFDWVVEEGFAEIPAWHPAVSQVIPVAIRRWRKHPLRTWRSGEWARFKQRLRETRYDLVIDAQGLLKSAWLTRYVSAPVAGLDRDSAREPLASRFYDRRYAVANDQHALERVRQLFAKALGYTLPSGTGDYGLNRAAMMDATAQPYLVFLHGTTWASKHWPEADWRALAERMDELGWAVRLPWGSEAEKARAERIAAGLTHAAVLPKLNLAGVAKVIAGASACVSVDTGLGHLAAALDVPNISLYGPTLPGKVGAYGRSQIHLCASGPGAGSGDRDKPCFDGLGAERVGLELEALLLAPPGTL